GTATAGTGGAATATTTTGAAAGTTAGGAATATGGTAAATATAGTTGACATTATATTTTCTTCATAGTATAATAATATGTTGATTTGACATAAGGGACAAGATATGTTATAATTTTTACTATGAGTGTCCCTTAGCACTCCTTCTACCCTTAAGAGATAGGGAAAAAATTCGGGAGGGTGATCTTTTTGTTGGAAAAAAATAGTTTGGGAAAAATTAAAAAGGACGTTAAAGATTGTGTTGGCAAAAAGGTGATTGTAAAGGCAAATAAAGGGAGAAAGAGAACGACAACCAGGGAGGGAACTCTTGAAAGCGCATATCCAAGTATATTCGTTGTTAAAATTTCCAACGAATTTAATAGCG
This region of Tissierellales bacterium genomic DNA includes:
- a CDS encoding Veg family protein, with translation MIFLLEKNSLGKIKKDVKDCVGKKVIVKANKGRKRTTTREGTLESAYPSIFVVKISNEFNSVRRVSYTYSDILTETVEVTICEGENKKIKIS